In Daphnia magna isolate NIES unplaced genomic scaffold, ASM2063170v1.1 Dm_contigs230, whole genome shotgun sequence, the genomic window TTGGTGGTCCAGAGAAAGGGTAGAAGCGAAGAAAGTAATTTGATTAAGACAAGTGATCCAGTTGTGATTCCTCATGTTATTTACACGAGAATTTCAGAAGTCAATTATATTCACAATTTGCGCCATAGCTAGTGGAAATTCCAACTTTAACGATGATTACATTTTAAATATCCAGTAAATCGAAAAAATTTAGACTGAGACAGATGCTGGAGCAAAAACCCTGCATAGGAAATCTTTCCTGGTTTGTTCAAGTCTCATTGAAGTTGACCTTGGATTAATCAATGTAGTCCTCAATATCAATATCGGGATTGAGGAGATTTTCCACATACTGAGAAATGTCTAATTGGTTCaatattaaatttttgaatGTCCCCTCCATCTCTGTGTCCCCGATTAGTACCGCACCATGCAGCTTACCATCCTGGACAACTAGATTGAGATACTCGACACCTTcaccaaagaagaaaattacctAACTataaattcaacaaaatctatttgttttctttacctTTTGTCACGCGCACGAGTGCTTCATACCTTCCTTCCAACTTCTGCCCATTGAATAACCCAAGCAAAACAACACGAAATCCGAAAAAACGAGTAACGTGGGTGAACAGTTCAAAGCTGAAATCAAGCAGTGGAGGGGCTTCCTTAAGAAAAGAGGCTGCCATACACATCCCTGCGTAAGATCCCATTGGTCGTGCTTGAGACCATAGCCGCATCTgtcaaaaaaatttgcaaGTCAATATTCTTATCTAGTAAATTTTAAAACTGACCTGAAACCAATGAAAAGCCACATCCCAGTTAACCGTGCAAACATCGCCAGCAGCATAGATGTCTTGGACAGATGATTCCATGGACTGATTCACCAACATTCCTCCATCTTTTCCTAGTTCAAAAGGCGTGCCCTCACAGCgataaggagatggctcactccacgtaaagcccagtagtcgacattttccctcctccccctctctagcagacgaattcgactgcgctgctcctttcggccagctccggaatcatggctgtacttggcggtaaggacggtcaacacagtcttcatctGTCCACGGAAACAGATCCGTTTAGATTGTCGGTCAAAAACGGATCCTCCAAGTGGTGGGGAACGGAATTGTTTCCGATCACTCTGCGTACGGCTTATTCCGATTTGTTTCCGTTCAACATAGTCTCCGTggcgggcgttccaattttgtttgattgtttagcTATGTTGACATTAtctacgtttattgtttttgtttttttcttttgatttggttttaaagttagttgtatttgtgtttgtatttttaaaatctatatatatgtttaaaaagaataaacttttttaatgaaaaaaaattgctgtatttcattttttttagaaccacaaaacaaatttcacattagaacagaagtaagaatatattattatttgataggtaatattaatgaatttcttaccatttaacgaattttatttatgattagtgaaatgcataaaatttttacagtgttactcagccaaagctttaaatttgcattcagtgtgttggctgcgttttccatccacgttgggaagtacactttttgattaagaaggtaatctattgtggcattgtaaaaaaattaacacaattatcaaacaggtaacttatttcacaaaattttaatgttatagccctgacataactcttttattttcccttttccaggtatcgaatcccactaggttgaccggggcaacaaccaacaattgaatagtcaattagaaagcaaccttctaagcctagaatcaataactaagaataaaccattaaagctaataaggtatttttcaatgtaaaaatgtaattaaataatcaaataatcaaaacaatttgttcgtgtcactcttcactcactgtatttgctttatgttgtttatgaataaaacacttgctGCTTACTCTTTAAGGGGATTGCCTTTGAATTATTGCCGATGACATCTCAATCCTGTAGTTGGTAGTTATCTGTTAAATATAGTTGAAACTCATATTTACCAGAGTTTGGTTTACCTGCAGAATaattttgtattcaatcttTGTATATATTGGATTATCCGGTGTATTGAAGTAGTTTCACAGAATTTAATTTAACTATTTCGGGGATCGATCATTAAACTTTGGGTGtgcattgccgatgctcaaccgttgagccatgtgttatatttaatttttcactaatattagaaggcacgaaaagataataaaggCAATTTTTATAGGCTCGTAAAAATATGTGCTAACCTGAATGATGTTATATAAGGATCATAGCTCTGTGGTAGAACGTTGGTGTATGGATGTAAAGGTTTAttcgggttcaaatcccgtcGGAAGTTTAGCACATTAAATTATGGTAAATCGTGTTGCAATTCTATTAGATGTATTTATTATAGACATGTTAAAAGGAAATTGTCTTGAATCATGCcacaaaaattattctaagtccaaatttgTTAACTCAATTTATAACACGAAAATGTAGACACTATGTGAATTTGActtatagctcagtggtagagcatcggcacGGTACGCCTCAGGttaagggttcaaatcccaaaaGAGTCAACCgaattattaaaataatcaaCAGTTGAATGAATGAAGATATATTACAGAATGAATATATATTACAATCTGATATCTCGGCTGGGGATGAAAATGGTTTAAGTCCGTTGCAAAGTGTTCAAGTAACAAAATACTCAGTCACGCCGATAAATCGAAATGAACAATTTATTATTGAGAATTGTTTTAAAGATTAccaaaatatccgtcccattacttcgtaatggggaaTTTTCTCGACCCGACTGGCTCCTGGGAAGGTAGACCCCTGGGAATGTTGGAAGCCCAGGACATCAGGAATCCACGTGGAATCGAACCACGGACCTTCGAGTTGCTAGGCGGATGCGATACCTCcctggcaaccccccctatatcACACCCattgatatttgatcccgtATGTACAATTTTGcacagttaccttaatgtGTTGAAGACTTAGATTACAATGTAGTATCTCTCATAGCTAAATGCAGAGTTGCCGCGATCGATGGAAATGATCGAGATCGAAggatcgatcgatcaattttCCCTGATCGAGGCGATCGAATTGATCACGGCAGGttatcgagatcgagatcgagatcgaaaggGTCACATGATCGAGATATTTCTCGATCAAGACGAATTCTGCGCCACCTAggttgataattttttttaaaatttgtctGCTTTTTCAGAAGACGTGAATTTATGCAACTTCACGTGTTGCAGCTTGCAGACTTGCAGTAACATTCAGTTTATTCTAGATTCTAGACATAGCACATAGTCAAATCTTTTAATACTGCATAAGTAACGAATTTAACGATTGTGAGATGAGTGTGGACGTGGAGCCTTCAACGTCAAAAGATGATAGGCGTAGGTCTACGCCTACCATTGATTTGTAAGTAATGAAATGTTGTATTTGTATCctaaagaaaatatattacattttcaatttccaCTTCAGAACTGAGAGTCAACCTGCACTggcagaaaagaagaaatatttAGTATTTGTCCCACCACTAACAATGTTTCACTTTGTGTATTTGGTTTACTCTTTCAtatcaaaataaaagaggaaaaattcAGACGATCGATTTGATCGACGTCGATCATCAATCGATCACTTTTTCATTCACTGCTCGATGCGATCGAttgatcattttttttaagagatcgagatcgagatcgttCGATCACCAAATGGTGATCGAACGGCAACTCTGGCTAAATGGTAGAGCGATGGACTGAAATACGATGTAacttgggttcgaatcccattcaGCTGTAGTGGAATTCAGTGTCCATGATGGATAATATGTAGTGACATTAATTaatcgtttttttattattaacaaaCATTAAATTGAGTAGGATTAATCATCATAGTATGGGTTCGTTTTCCATCTGAGTTGTAATGTTCCAGTACATGCGACCAACCAGTACTAGCCACGTTGTAGAATATGGCTTTACAAGTCTTTGGTTAAGGCACTCTAATTTTACTTAGAGATTTTGTAACTCATAAATCAGAATTATTTCCGAAGACATTGAAATTCCGCGTTTTATTTTCCcaatgaaatttattttaacattGAAATGTAACTGAACTCTTTAGGGAATCGAACCCTAAACCTTCTGCGTACCGCTCCGATGCTATACCGTAGTGCCATTATACATACACTTTGAATTTCAACTTTTACAAGGAACTTAAATGAAACTTGTTCAcacttgtaataataatttcaagtAGCCCAAGGTAAATTACTAAAACGCTTGTTAACTGTCAGTGAATAACGTCAATAAAGTAAATTAGCAAACATATTGTATCTTTTCGTaaagataaaattaaaaaaaaagaaaaagataagaaTGGATATAGATGCCCTGCACTCGCGACGAGTTATCTGGCATGTTCCCTTAATAAAGATGCATGTATTTTCTTCTGATGCAGCATATTTTCAAACAAACtattaagcttaaatgaaatttttccTTTATGATCAaatgggatttgaacccatgACTAACTCCATAATAAGCAAGCGCTTATTAGGCGTCACCCTGTAGAAGTGCTTTATGGAGAAGGACAGCACGTACGACGAAATCGAGTCCGCCGCTTACTAGCATGAGCACGATCTTATCACGTCCGAACGTGCGCCGAATGTAATCGTTACACTGCTGCTCGCGTTTCTCCAATGTGAAACCTCCTTGCAATCCAGATATCGAACAAGAAGTcatgcaacatttttcgtcctgtAATTTGACACCAGCCGTTAAGATCAATGTTTCGCACTCAATAgaaaggaaaccaacataCCGTTTTCAGTCAAATCATGGAACTGGATTCAGTAATATCAGCAATAGCGGAAATAATATGATGTGAAGATTTTGCGACGTAACGCAACTCTTCTGCAACCTCATCTACGCTGTCACAACGGGTCAGTAATACCATTTGCCGAGTCTCTAAGCCTTTAAACAATAGGCACTCCGTTTCTACTTGGATCTCGAATTACCCATCGCGAACATTTTTTCTCTCCACCGTTCCACCATaatagaacaaaacaaaaacaaaaacataaaaatgttCAAATTATTTCTACTACATAATAACAACGCATGGGttattcttttaaacatatatacagatttaaaaaaaaacacaaatacaactaactttaaaaccaaatcagatgaaaaaaacaaaaacaataaacgtaaataatgacaatcacacaaaattggaacgcccACCACGGACCGGTTGTTGACGAATTGGCGTTTCCGTGAACGGATCAAGGCCCGTTCAATAATGcccattgattttgaattcgaaatttttggaGAACGGATGTACGTCCGATCACTAGAGCCGTCTAgtgaaagaatataaaatggCATCTTGTGGAAAAATCGGACATAGATCCGATTTTTCCCGCTAGAAGGTCCGATTTAGACGACAGCGAGATCGGAACATAGTCcgtgaacagttgaagtttGTGTTGCTTGATACATGATAGTGAAGTGCAGACGGTGTACACATGGCAGTGCTAAGAGAACTCGTAGTTTTCCCTTCAAAATGTTTTAGAGGGGTACATACAAACAGAACTTTGTTTATCAAATGACGTGGAGAttcaatcattttcaaattatttAGGTTCGATCATATTTTATTTCTGCTCCTCTGTTCCAAAATGGATCTCTTAAACTCAACGAATCAGTTTCAAAAGACGGTCGTGCATTAGATTTTGAACAGAGCGATACGAAAAAAATGAGCAAAGCTATGAAGTCATATATGGAGCGTGCCAAAATCCATGGTATCAATTTTCGTAAGAAGATTTGCAGCAAGCTTTGTGGCGTAATGTTTTTCCTTTGTAGACAATTTCATCAAACAGCAATTACATGAGTACAACATAGGAAAACGACATTTGGCTAACATGATGGGGAAAGACCCTGAGTTCTTCACACAAACTGATGTTGATGTAACTTTTATAACAGTGTGTGTACAGTTTCAATTATTTACCCTCTTTAATATTCAGGAGGCTATAAGATATTTGTTTCCATCTGGGCTGTTTGACCAACAAGCAAGACCAATGACGAAACATCCTGATGAGATCTATCCTAAACGTAAGGCAGCAGAATTTGATGTTAATGGGCGACCCTATCACAGTTTGTTCTACACATCAAAACCAAATTACTACACACTCATGCATGTAAAAGCAAAACATAGTAGTTTTACTATCAAATAATGAAATAcctaaattttttgtttgaaataagGATTTAGCAGCCGCCTTAAGAGACATGAAGATAAAATAATAAGCAGGGGaattcaaaaccaaaaacctATAGAATTGTAAATTGCGtttgtttattctttatttataTCTAAAATTTACTTTCCCATTGGATGTAGGTTTCTGTTTGGGTCTGAATGGataccaaaacaaaaaattgagaatGTTCTTCTTGAGTCATTGACTGATGCTCAGGtgataaatgatttttttagtGGGAAAACTGCACAATAACGTTTTAttccccttttctttattcgttTTGGTAGTATGCGAATTTGATCGAAAAGTTCGAACGCTTTAAGGTACGTCTACACTAGCAGTTTTTACAGACAAGTTACGGTCATACATACATACAGACTCGATACAGGCATACGGAAAGCTTATTCCGTTCAATCTACACTAGCGATTTTCCGTAAACGTATGCCTGTATGCCTGTGTGTCTGtaagaaaaaagtttgaaatgaTTCAAACTTTTCCCGTAAGTGAGAGTTTCCGTAAGATGAAAAATAAGGTTCAGCCAATGAGAATAAAGTATATATTTTCAAATACTCTTTATTAATGCAACCACACATGACTGCAACATTGTCTGTAGAAATTCATCTGCCACAGTCGTTGTGCGTAttaaaaaacttgaatttgaataaaaaacatgGGGCCCAAACCAtctccaaagaaaagaaatccccaaagaaaataaccgaaAAGTAAATACTTTAATTCTATTTGTTGCTTTTTCTCAGTTTATGTacaattttaatattttgtagaCTGAAactagaaacaaaagacgtCAAGAGGTTCATTTTGTGTGTTAAAAATCATCCTGTATTGTATAATACTACATTGCACGATTACAAAGTTACAAAAGTTACAAAGTTACAAAAGTTTGCCCTGCCTTCTGCAACGCCCATTTTCCGTATGATGTCTGTAAACCTATGTGCAGTGTAGATTGCGTTACGGAAAAACTGAAATAGCTTGGCAGTAAGACTGTATGCCGGTAGGCCTGTATGACCGTAACTTGTCTGTAAAAACTGCTAGTGTAGACGTACCTTTAGTCAACATCCATATTCTGTCATCGAGAAAGATTTCATCATGCAATTTCGACGTCAACTAGCTGCCCAAGTTGAAATACAACAAGTTCCTGAGGTAACATTAATCTGGATAATTCATCGTTATAGCAAGGAAAGTAATGAAGTGAGGTCGTATTCGATACTCCATTTATTATCTTAGTTGATGCGTGAGGGATCGAATCGTCTGCTTGATCAACGATTCTGAGCTTACTCTCGTCTCCCActgttttttcaattttaaaatatttctacGGCAAAtcagtgtttctttttcaagtatTCCTATAGCAAAACTACCAGGGCGTGTACCAAAACAAGTTTCACCACTCTGCACCCGATTTTCACACCGTTTTCTCAATCGAAATTTCCGCAATAACATCAGAATTTGCTACTGTGACAGTTCGCTAGCAGAAAAGTCTCCCATCCCCCCGTCTGATTCCCAGTCAAAGCCGCGGGCCACCGCCCTTCTCCTTCTAAGTGTCTTTCTTCTCTCGTCCTACCTGCTGGTTTCAGGTATGGATTCTGAGAGCGGAGGGAACACCTTTGCACCCGAAGATAGTCTCGTCGATCATCTCGACGAATCGACTATTTCAGACGGGTCGCAAAAAGGGAAGGAAAGAACATGCGAGCGATGTAACTACAGATTTGTCACTAAAGGTGTGGGCAGAGGGAACTACAGGCTATGCCCTAACTGCAGAACAGAGATAAAGAAGGCAACAACTGAGCAGTCTACACCTAATTACAGCATGGACACAAGTAAACAACTGAAACGGAACTATACACAAATAATATCACCTAGCTCGGAGGACCAAGGTGCACCGAAGAAAGAGTCTACGTGCTTAGATCATAACTACAGAACTCATGCCGACTCTCTAGAAGACTCGCTACTCAAAGTCGACGAAAGGGAACTGAGCGAATTAACGCATAAGGAACTTATCCAGCGCACCCTCAATATTGCATATGCAGCAAGGAAATACCAAGTCCAACTGAAGCAAACACAATCGTTCCTGATCGCAAAGACAAGCGAAttggagaaacaaaaacaactttttcaaGAGGCTAAACTTGCCTTTGCTGACAAGGTAATAGCCGCGCACACCGAATCGAGTCAACGTAACGAAGGAACAAAGTCATACGCTGCCGCCACGAGAGGACCATCGGAGAACCACAAACACAACCAAACAACGGTAGCCTTCAAAATTAACCGGACTAGCGCAGGAGAACTTAACGTAGGCCTCATGGATAAGCTACTTAAGTCAAAAGAAATCGGAAACCCAATACCACTCAGAGTCAACACGAAAGACGACAAAGGTTTCATTACTTTCCAGAATCAACAAGATGCGGATAAAGCCCTCGATATAATCAGAACCAGTGAAGAGTGCAAAGCAGTCATAAACGACCCGAGAACCCAAGAAAAACTATACCCAGCAATCGGTCTTTTTGTCCCAATCGAGAACATGGATGAACTAAAAGAGGATATTAACTTCAGAAACAGCTTTATTGAAGGTACACTTCAAAAAATAGTCCAGATCCACAAATGCAACGACCAAGATCTAGGACATGTTAAAATGTATTTTACCTCCGCCGCGGTAAGGGATGTGGCGTTAAGTAGAAACAAAATTCACACGCGCTACAAACTAATCAAAATCGTCCCGATTGATGTAAACAGGGAAGTAAGGCGATGCTACAAATGCAACAACTATGGGCACACCTCGTCACACTGTAAAGCCACCGCGCCAACCTGCGGTAAATGTTCAAGTAACCACGATTCCAGGTCCTGCAATGCATCCACCTTTAAATGCCCAAATTGCAAAAAGAATCACACGGCAGGAGACCCAAGCTGTCCAGATCAAATTAATGCAGCGAAACGGTATCGTCAACTTTTCAACATTTAGATGGAAGATAATCACACCTTAAATAAAGAGCACCCCATGCACTCTAAAAAGTTTCTCAAAATTAACCTCCGACACTGCAAGGCGGCCTCCGCTTTACTAGCAAAAACGATTGACGACTATAAAGTCGATATAGTAATGATCCAAGAACCGTACGCAATGAAAAGGCATGACCACTACGATCTAAAATACGTACCGGAAGGTTTCACTGCATTTCACAACCTTAGTGACCAACATCCGTACGGCTCCGCGATCCTGGTAAATAATGGAATCAAAGCGCATATGGAAAAGTGCTCGTCAAACGAGGTAGTGGTTGTTAAAATTGGCTCTGATAAATCCAAGTTCCTCCTAATAAGCGCTTACTGCCGACCATCATCCCCCTCAATTTCTTTAACCATCAAGAGCTATTTGAAGACTTACGAGACTGAACTAAGGAGAGCCGTTATCTGCATGGACTCCAACGCAAAGAGCCCTGTCTGGAACTCCCACTCCACtgataaaaaaggaaaggaactAGAAAACCTTATAGCACATTTCTCCTTAAAGGTAGCAAATGCAAAGGTAGACTCCCTAAATTTCATTCCGGCCGGCACAGCCTTTGTTGACGTTACACTACTAGGAGGCGATACCAACACAGCAAGCTGGCAATTTTTACAGGATCACTCCTTGTCGGATCACCCCtacatattttttgttctgtcGCAGACGCCACAAGCGCCTGGCACACGTACAGCTAAAAAACCACCAAGAGAAGGGGATATAGACGCTGATCTGTATATGGAGAACCTATCTAACGAACTGTCAGCTCATGATGTAACCCAAAGCAACCTGAAAGCTGGAGACGATATCGACAAATACGTAGAAGCTATATCATCAATCATCATATCAAGCGcaaataaaagcaaaattaaaaatcaaaaacacaGACCACGTCCCTTAGCCCCCTGGTGGACAGAAAAACTTGACCGCCTACGAAAGGAAACCAGgaaagcatttaaaaaatggtccCGCTTCCACCGGACTGAAGACCAAGCCCGTTTCAAAGAAGCTAAGGGCACATACCAAAAACATATTCGTCAAGCCAAACGAGACTCGTTCAAAAAATTTATCAgtgatattgtcgcgggtgaaagaggaaattggttatctcttcgcagagatgagtcatccgctccttggacaacgctgcgatcgtggtgaagaaattatcgggagaagtccgctctaagaaagatacgcagatatgcagtccggaaggggagtaattcgcgcgacggtataaaacgctgccccgaatctgcgttagatgagtctccatcgggtgagctcccggagctgggctccgtaggagaagttccctggtttccctagagttcttcagacgcttctccaacttttggtaatggttatcccttttgtttgagttaaaccattgtctAGAacttaagtcatcacttgttgtattcgtttgttcttgttctaatacaactcgtgtgacaattggtggagacgcagctcgttacccgtaagtgacgaattagtgctgcagagttttaatttttgagacgcagctcgttaccagtaagtaacgaattttttgctgcggtgtggcaattattgaagacgcagctcgttgcctgagagtaaacgaagtcgtgctgcagtcattgttagccgatgccgaagaggacaaacccacggctacctagttgcccaagagaccccagccgacgattacatccgcttcgagaactgtcaagcgttccggtagaaacttcacctaccccagcctcatcgttggagagtggaacttcctttgttggtgaagccctaaattttgaaggtcctattccaaaggaccatttgaccgaagaagctgacagtcagggtgaatcagtcgagactggaagagattcagactcggattcagaaaccgaggtcgttttgagaactgcaagtccagttgttccagtcagtgcgacaacaatttgtagtgccatcaaggcatattgagcagccccaaagacaagctatggaaggtgtcagaaaatttattagctcaCTGATATTCCGAAAAAGTTCGGAAGAAGTTGCGCACCAATtgatggagcgctttgaagAATATTCcacccacaacagatggggtgatattgggaaaaaataattttgaaaagtattttgatgacgccgccaggagctggttcaattgtgcaaggctcccgaacgagtaaatggtaaatctcaaacggccggaagatatgcgattgcagcgcctcttccaTGGCCGAAGGCATTCggttaaaattaaaaaaaaaaaaaaaaaaaaaaaaaaaaaaggaaaatccttaagactatccgggaaatacaagaaacatttaaacaagtaagcgcaaccgggaagaagaaaaacgaaggagtaaaagtcccttatttgccaagaggacgcaagctgatttttagtatcatcaaccttcgtggatcgcagaagattagtacagtcgggtcgcctgtcttgaagaagggggacctgtcgcgggtgaaaagggaaattggttatctcttcgcagagatgagtcatccgctccttggacaacgctgcgatcgtggtgaagaaattatcgggagaagtccgctctaagaaagatacgcagatatgcagtccggaaggggagtaattcgcgcgacggtataaaacgctgccccgaatctgcgttagatgagtctccatcgggtgagctcccggagctgggctccgtaggagaagttccctggtttccctagagttcttcagacgcttctccaacttttggtaatggttatcccttttgtttgagttaaaccattgtctagaatttaagtcatcacttgttgtattcgtttgttcttgttctaatacaactcgtgtgacaattggtggagacgcagctcgttacccgtaagtgacgaattagtgctgcagagttttaatttttgagacgcagctcgttaccagtaagtaacgaattttttgctgcggtgtggcaattattgaagacgcagctcgttgcctgagagtaaacgaagtcgtgctgcagtcattgttagccgatgccgaagaggacaaacccacggctacctagttgcccaagagaccccagccgacgattacatccgcttcgagaactgtcaagcgttccggtagaaacttcacctaccccagcctcatcgttggagagtggaacttcctttgttggtgaagccctaaattgATGTGACAATATGAACGGTAACGCAAACAGCGCGTTCagagagataaaaaaatcCGCGCGCTCCGCAACTTCTACACAGCCGAAACTCGAAATAAATGTAAACGGACTCCTTACAGCGGACCCATCAATTGTCACATCCCGCTTCGCGGAACATTTCTTCCACACGGAAGGAAAATCAGACAAACCACAcca contains:
- the LOC123467776 gene encoding pyridine nucleotide-disulfide oxidoreductase domain-containing protein 1-like; its protein translation is MKTVWPKGAAQSNSSAREGEEGKCRLLGFTWSEPSPYRCEGTPFELGKDGGMLVNQSMESSVQDIYAAGDVCTVNWDVAFHWFQMRLWSQARPMGSYAGMCMAASFLKEAPPLLDFSFELFTHVTRFFGFRVVLLGLFNGQKLEGRYEALVRVTKGVEYLNLVVQDGKLHGAVLIGDTEMEGTFKNLILNQLDISQYVENLLNPDIDIEDYID